Proteins encoded together in one Heterodontus francisci isolate sHetFra1 chromosome 20, sHetFra1.hap1, whole genome shotgun sequence window:
- the LOC137380892 gene encoding peroxisome proliferator-activated receptor gamma coactivator-related protein 1-like: MGWGLFGTKMRGKARILNEYFISVFTEEEDADKILVEAETVEVMNGVKVDGKDVLERLAVLRVDKSPVMEKVDEEIAMDVVCMDFKKAFGKVAHKKLNKQLLDEESEATLLTALTEILDTVDDENPSPFDSIPDSEIFALPKGGRGCSLVGRQSCAVLPDSGKELFTHWVPAASKGPSTLWRLEKPKNRSFGEGISQQRSDGEEEDEDMINNGQGVSESGSELLDLHSGEQLNTPGLESGVTLLIGQNLPCGFNMKHVSLSDLVKYVHPYCLPMEAGTDSAGGVIELDVQVVQEGEVLDLEIPTVLCQGSECLPGGTVEIGTGLAAGKEPGPESQLQTLEQQEVLPAPPVQQESPPVLVRRRGRPRKTLKPTKTPVIGVQQDSTETPHSHSGLQTLLQTTENKKETPSEAQLKHRIHTPVTGLMFQVKTVK, encoded by the exons ATGGggtggggcctattcgggacaaagatgCGAGGCAAGGCTCgaattcttaatgagtactttatatcagtgtttactgaggaagaggatgctgacaaaatattggtagaagcggagacggtagaggtaatgaatggggtgaaagtTGATGGgaaagatgtactggaaaggctggctgtgcttcgagtggataagtcgcctg tcatggagaaagttgatgaagagatagcaatggatgttgtctgtatggattttaagaaagcttttggtaAAGTAGCACATAAAAAGCTG AATAAACAACTGCTGGATGAGGAGAGTGAGGCAACACTGCTGACAGCTCTGACTGAGATACTGGACACTGTCGATGATGAAAACCCCTCACCCTTCGACTCAATTCCCGACTCTGAGATATTTGCTTTACCAAAGGGTGGGCGTGGGTGCTCTCTG GTTGGTCGCCAGTCGTGTGCCGTGCTTCCAGATTCGGGGAAGGAACTTTTTACACACTGGGTCCCAGCTGCTTCCAAGGGTCCAAGTACCTTGTGGAGATTGGAGAAGCCCAAGAACAGGAGCTTTGGAGAGGGGATTTCACAGCAGCGTAGTGATGGCGAGGAGGAGGACGAGGATATGATCAATAATGGGCAGGGTGTATCAGAGTCTGGCAGCGAACTGCTGGACTTGCACTCGGGTGAACAGCTGAATACGCCTGGGTTAGAGAGCGGTGTAACGCTTCTAATTGGACAGAACTTGCCATGTGGATTCAATATGAAGCATGTTTCACTGTCTGACCTGGTCAAGTATGTTCACCCTTACTGTTTGCCCATGGAGGCAGGCACGGACTCGGCGGGCGGTGTGATTGAGCTGGACGTTCAGGTGGTCCAGGAGGGAGAGGTGCTGGACCTGGAGATACCGACGGTCCTGTGTCAAGGCAGTGAGTGCCTGCCAGGAGGGACAGTTGAAATTGGCACGGGGCTGGCCGCTGGCAAGGAACCTGGCCCAGAGAGTCAGCTGCAAACCTTGGAGCAACAGGAGGTCTTACCTGCCCCTCCAGTGCAGCAGGagagtcccccagtccttgtaaggAGAAGAGGACGGCCAAGGAAAACTCTAAAACCCACAAAGACTCCGGTTATTGGCGTGCAGCAAGACAGCACTGAAACACCGCATTCACACTCCGGCCTTCAGACACTGCTTCAAACAACAGAAAACAAGAAGGAAACTCCCAGTGAGGCCCAACTGAAACACCGCATTCACACTCCAGTAACaggtttaatgtttcaggtcaaaacTGTGAAATGA